The sequence below is a genomic window from Flavobacterium lipolyticum.
GGCTTGTGCAGCACGCAAACTACAAACTGAATTTTTTGCGCCATTCCTTTAGAAAGTTCCTGAATTTTCTTGTTCCACCAGCCCTGAATTCCAAGACGATCGAACCAATATTCCAATTGTAATTTTGCCTCAGCTTTAGAAAGTCCTTTCATTTGCGCCAGATACAAACATTGTTCTCCAACTTTCATTGAAGTATACAATCCTCTTTCTTCGGGAAGATAACCAATATGTTGTATGTGTTTGGGCTGTAATTTTTCTCCATCCAAAATCACTTCACCACCGTCAGGTAAAGTAATTTGATTTATAATTCGGATCAGGGAAGTTTTTCCGGCTCCATTGGGACCAAGTAGTCCATAAATACTACCTTTTGGTACATTTAATGAAACTTCGTTAAGCGCTACATAATCACCGTATTGTTTTACGACTTTATGTACTTCGAGTAAGTTGCTCATGCTATAATTAAGATTTTCTGCGTCAGTTTGACCATTGCGGCATTATGGATGTAAAAGTAAATAAATAGTATCGAAATCTTGTACTATTCACACAAAAAACCCATTCTACGGTTTGCTATAGAATGGGTTTCTTAAATTTATTGTTGATTCCTTTTAGAAAAAGTCCGATTTACGAAAACATATCTTTTACCTTTTCAAAAAATGATTTTTCTGATTTTTCAGGGCTCGGAATAAAGTGATCGTCGTTAAGTGCATTTTCAAAAAATTGTTTTTGCTCTTTGTTCAACGTTTTTGGCGTCCATACATTTACGTGAACTAACAAGTCTCCATTTCCGTAACCATTGATACTTGGAATACCTTTTCCTTTTAATCTTAAGATTTTTCCGGATTGAATTCCTTCTTCTAATTTGATACGAACTTTTCCATTAATCGCTTCGATGTCTTTAGAAACTCCTAAAACGGCTTCCGGAAAACTAATGTATAAATCGTAATGAATGTTTTCACCTTCACGTTTCAGAAACTCGTGTTCTAATTCTTCAATAGCAACAATTAAATCACCAGGAATACTATTTCCCGGGGCATCATTCCCTTTATTGGAAACTTTTAACTGCATACCATCTACCACTCCCGCAGGAATTTTGATTGAAACGGTTTCGTCTTCTAAAATCATTCCCTGAGCATCCGCTTCAGATGGACGTTTATCTAAAATCTGACCAGATCCGCCACAAGTAGGACAAGTTGACGCAGATTGCATTCTTCCTAAAATGGTGTTGGTTACACGCATTACCTGTCCCTGTCCGTTACAAGTCGAACATGTTTTATAGGTAACTCCTTTAGCCTGAACTTTACGTTTTACTTTTACTTTTTTCTCAACACCATTTGCAATCTCTTCTAAAGTCAGTTTAACTTTAATTCGAAGATTGCTTCCTTTAGCACGACGAGGGCCACCGCCTCCGCCTCCGCCGAAACCACCAAATCCACCTCCAAAAATATCACCAAACTGGCTGAAAATGTCATCCATATTCATACCACCATGACCACCGCCAAATCCACCAGAACCATCAAATGCCTGATGTCCGTACTGATCGTATTTCGCTTTTTTGTTAGGATCGCTTAGTACTTCATAAGCTTCTGCCGCTAATTTAAAGTTTTCTTCTGCCTCTTTGTCGCCCGGGTTTTTATCCGGATGATATTTTAATGCACTTTTTCTATAAGCTTTTTTAATTTCAGCAGCGTCAGCATTTTTTGAAATGCCTAGTATTTCGTAAAAATCTTTTTTCATAATTTAGGTTAAATTGCTTCGCCAGTTCGCTAGCGCTTGTGTCCAAATTTAAAATTCCGAATTCCAATACTTTAAAAATTGACTTTCAGAATATGTCATTTGCTTTTCTTAGTTCCCGATAACAACTTTAGGGAAACGAATAATTTTGTCTCCTAATTTGTACCCTTTTTCGATAACATCAACAATTTTCCCTTTTAATTTCTCAGACGGAGCCGGAATTTGGGTAATTGCCTCAGCAAAATCAGCATCAAAAGCATCACCTGCTTTTAATTCAACTTGCTCTAAACCTTTAGAAACTAAAGTATTTTTTAATTTTTCATGAATCAATTCAACTCCTTTTGTCAAAGTTTCATCTTCCGATTTATTGATCTCTACTATAGCTCTGTCAAAATCATCTAAAACTGGCAACATGGCCAATAAAACATCTTGATTTGCAGTTTTAAACAAATCGATACGTTCTTTTGAAGTTCTTTTTTTGTAATTTTCGAATTCAGCAAATAGTCTCAAAAACTTATCTTTTTCTTTTGCCAAGTCTTGAGCCAATTGCTCTTCAACACTTAATTCTTCAACAATTAACTGCTCACCGTTGGCGTTGTTCTCTAACGTTACATCATCTAATTCCTGATCGAATTCTGTATTTTCCGTAGTCATATTACTTTTATTTTTAAAGATATTCTTAAACTTCATTTTTTATTCTTTCTTTTGGATTGCAAAAGTACTGCCAAATCTTTCAAAATGTCAAATTGTCACTTTCTTAAGACTGAGTCATTTAAAAAGCAAAAACAACCTTTTAAAATTTAGTATAATTTTAAGACTATCACGATATAGATTATAGTATATTTGAAATCCAATTGAAAACTAAATTATTACCTATCAAAATTGAATTTAAGGGTTAGCCTCGGCTTTATAAATAATTATTAATTCAAGTTTACCTTATATTAAAAAAAGCTTCGCCTTATGAGACGAAGCTTTTTTTTTATGATTTATAGGTAGTACACGGTTTGTTTACCACGAATTATTTCTAATGCAGCTTTTCAACCAAAATAAATTTACAGAATTTACGAGAGACAAAAAGCACTCCAACTTATCCAACTGACATAAAAGTACTAAGTCAGTAAAGCAATAATCTTTAACAAAGGAAACAAGATTATTATTGCACGGGCGGAGGGATTCGAACCCCCATCAACGGTTTTGGAGACCGCTATTCTACCCTTGAACTACGCCCGTATTTTGAAGTCGCAAATTAAACGCTTTTTTTCTCTTCCGGCAACTATTTCACTGCTTTTAATTCAATAAAAAATCAGCAACGCTACAGCCCTTTACCTAACTTTTTCTTCTGCAACGAATTACAAAAAACATTCTTTGAACAGACTATTTACTATCGGATTTAAAAATAAAGCTGAACGAAACAAAATCATTTCAAACTTATCTTCTTTCTGCCACAAATTCTCGAATTAGCTCTTAACAAGCTTACGTAAAAACAAAAAATCTGCTTAATCTGCCGAATCTGCGTGAAAAAAAACCACACCAGACTTATCTTCTTTCTGCCACAAATTCTCGAATTATTTCTTAACACGCTTACGTAAAAACAAAAAATCTGCCGAATCTGCGTAAAAAAAACCACACCAGACTTATCTTCTTTCTGCCACAAATTCTCGAATTAGTTCTTAACAAGCTTACGTAAAAACAAAAAATCTGCCGAATCTGCCGAATCTGTGTGAAAAAAAAACCACACCAGACTTATCTTCTTTCTGCCACAAATTCTCGAATTAGTTCTTAACACGCTTACGTAAAAACAAAAAATCTGCCGAATCTGCGTGAAAAAAAATCACACCGGACTTATCTTCTTTCTGCCACGAATACTCGAATTATTATTTTTTTAGATTTCGTTTAAGCAAAAAAAATGCGCAAATTCGATTGAATCTGCGCAAAAAATATTGTATTTCAGCATAAAAACCTAAGCCAGCAAAGCATTTTTCAATCCTTCAAAATCTACCGTAATCTGCTCGCCTGTTACCAGATTTTTAAGTGAATACGAATTTGAAGCGATTTCCTGATCTCCCGCAATTACGGCAAAAGGAATCAGTCTTTTATCAGCATACTGAAACTGCTTTCCTACTTTTACGTTATCCGGATAAAGCTCTACTTTGATATTTTCCTGACGTAATTTCTGAATGGCCTGTGATGCATACAAAGCCTCTGTATCTCCGTAATTAATAAACAATGCTTTTGAAGTCGCCGAAACAGTTTCAGGAAACAACTGCAGTTCTTCTAAAACCAAATAAATACGATCTAGTCCGAAAGAAATCCCAACACCACTCATGTTTTTCAAACCAAAAATACCCGTCAAATCGTCGTATCTTCCACCACCTCCGATAGAACCCATCGAAACTGATTTTGGGGCCGCTACTTCGAAAATGGCTCCGGTATAATAGTTTAATCCACGAGCAAGAGTCACATCTAAATCTAAAGTAGCTGTCGACAATCCTAAAGTTGCCACATTGTCACAAATAAATTTAAGCTCCTCCACACCTTTCATTCCTTCTTCTGACGCTGTTAATAAATCGGAAAGCTGATTGATTTTATCTGCAAAAGTTCCGGTAAAACTAAAAAGAGGCTGCACTTTTACCAATGCTTCTTCAGAAATACCATTCTCGATCATTTCTTTTTTCACACCATCTTCACCGATTTTATCCAGTTTATCAAGAGCGACCGTAAAATCAATTAATTTATCAGAAGCACCAATCACCTCAGCAATTCCGGATAAAATTTTTCTGTTGTTGATTTTAATGGTTACCCCTTCTAAACCTAATGCAGTAAAAACGGTATCGTATAATTGCACCAGTTCTACTTCCTGCCACAACGATTTTGAACCAACCACATCGGCATCACACTGGAAAAACTCTCTAAAACGCCCTTTTTGCGGACGATCAGCTCTCCAAACTGGTTGAATCTGATACCTTTTAAACGGAAACTCAATTTCATTCTGGTGCTGCACCACATATCTTGCAAATGGAACTGTTAAATCATAACGCAATGCTTTTTCAGAAATTTGTTTTGTAAACGAATTTAGTTCAACTCTTTCTGCAATAGTAATTTTATCAGCAGAAACAGCCTGAAGCTGCTCGATAGATTTTGGCAGTTCAATTTTGCTTTTATTGTAGAAAAAATTTCCTGAATTTAATATTTTAAAAATCAAACGATCTCCTTCTTCCCCATACTTCCCCATCAAAGTATCTGAATTTTCAAATGAAGGGGTTTCAATCGGCTGAAAGCCAAATTTCTCAAAATTATGTTTGATAACCTGAATAATATATTGACGTTTTGACACCTCCGCTGGTGAAAAATCTCTTGTTCCTTGTGGTATGCTTGGTTTTGAAGCCATTTTTTTTTAGATTATTAGATTTTTGGATCTTTAGATTATTAGATTTTTTTTGAATCTTAAAATTTAAAAATCTTCGTATGAATTACTGTATTTTCAGAACTTCTTATTCTCAGATTCTGAACGACTGCAAATATCTTATTTTTTAAAATAAATTTTCAGTAAAAATCCATCAAAGATTAAAAATAGCTAATGTAGTATTGAAATATATGTTTCGACCTCAGCATTATTTCCATCATAATACTTTTCCCCATGAATAGTAAAGTCTGACTTGTAAGCCCTATTCAAACTTTTATCCTGCCATATTTCAAGCCACGTATTAAAAACAGCTTCGGGCATTTTACCTTTTGAAAGGTATTTTTGGTAAACATCGGTTTCAACTGTTATGCCCACAAAACCCTTGGGAACATTTTCTAATGTACTTACGCGGGAGCCTATAATTAGCGTATACGCCCCATTAAAATCTGTTTCGTAATCCCTGTAAACAGCATAAATATCATTACTGATTTTATTTGGTATTTGTTTTTGAATTTCCTCACCCCAAAATCTTGTCCATAACGCTTCTATGTCTACGGCAGACTTTCCTTTTTCATTTATAGTTCTAGTTGCTATGCCAATTACGTAAAATTTCTGAATAGTCGGATTGTCCATCGTTTTTGATTGTTTTTGTGATTGAGCTGTGAAGGATAAAAGTGTAACTGCAAGTAACATTACACTACGAATTTTAATTGTTATCATTTTTTTTTATTTTGATTCACAGCAAAATTAAAAGACACCTGCGACAACGTTATGGCAAGGGTGGAAGACATTTTTTCCTGGTGCGATCAAAATATTCTTCAAAAGTAATTTTATGCGGCTCAAATACTTCATCCTCCACCGTCAAACCTGCAATACGGTCTAAACGAAAAGCTCTGTAATCCTTCCTTAATCTGCAAAATGCAATTAACAACCAATTCTCCTCAAAAGTATACATAGCGAAGGGCTCTATTGTACGATTGGTTGTTTGATTATTATCCGGTGAAAAATAGTTGATACGAACAAGATTAAAGTTTGTCAATGCCAATTGAAGAGCAGACAAATTATTACTTGTCCGGTCATTGTTATTATTCTGCCCAGAAACAATACGATTTGAAAGCAGATTGGCTTTGTCTTTTGTATTGTTTCGAAGTACCGATTTTATCTTGCTAATGGCTGCTGTGTATTCTTTTACAAACGAAGCATCTTTATTTTTCAGAACTAACTGCTCAGCAGTAATCAAAGCGTTGGCTTCGCTTTCGGAGAACATTACGGGCGGAATCCTATAACCATCCATTAACGTATAGCCTTTTCCCTCTTCTGTCAAAATAGGAACTCCTGCTTGTTCCAAAGCTTTGATATCTCTATAAATTGTTCTTTTACTAATTAAAAATTTTTCAGCCAATTCACTGGCCGTCAAAAGTCTTTTAGTCTGTAATATTATCAGGATTGCTGTAAGACGTGAAAGCCTCTTCAGATCACTATCATTCATATGGATTAAGCTGTTGATTTTTTATTACTTGTTTTTTTATTTTAAAAAGTTAAAACATCCCGGTATCTGAAAATTTCAATAATAACGAAAAAAGGATTCTTTAATCTAGTGTATCTAAATAACCCCGAAGCAAGAAATACTATCTTCATCATAAAGAAAGGTCACAAACCTTCAGAATTCCATTTTAACAAATAAAGATAAGACATTGCGATCAAACCAAAACTATTAACTAAAGACAATGACTTTTAATGTATTGGAGTAATACTACTTTCCCTTAAAAACTTTAAAATAAATAATACCACTTCGAAAACAAACTTGTAACAAAAAACGTATTTTCGTGACAAATAGATCATGATGCTAAAATTATTTAAAGAAAATATCCGAATTGCTTTTGGTTCTATCAAAACTCAATTGCTACGTACGATTCTTACTGTTTTAATTATTGCTATCGGAATTACCGCTTTGGTGGGAATCCTGACGGTCGTTACGGCACTTGAAAATACGGTTTCGACCAATTTTGCATCAATGGGTGCCAACACCTTTAACATCAATCAATACGAAAACAACCTTAAAAACAGAGGAGGAAACGAACGCGAAATCGTCAATCCGATTATTTCGTACCCAGAGGCGGTAGCCTTCAAAAACAAATACAAATATCCTTTTACCGAAACCTCTCTATCATTTACCGCTACCTCAAAAGCGGAAGTAAAATATTTAGACCAAAAAACCGATCCGGAAATTACGATTGTTGGTGTCGACGAACATTTTATCTCTAATTCAGGTCTGGAAACTACTTTAGGCCGTTCTTTCAACCAATTCGACATTGAAAACAATACTTACTCGTGTGTTGTCGGTTCTGATTTTGAAAAAGGCCTACTAAAAGACGTTAACCCAATTGATAAAATTATCTCTATTCGTGGAGCCCGATTTAAAGTAATCGGTGTTTTAAAAGAAAAAGGCTCAACCTTCGGAAACAGTCAGGATTTACGTGTTTTAGTTCCAATTCAGGTCGCGCGATCTTTGTTTACTACCCCAAAAATCAATTACACCATTAGTGTGATGGTTTCAAAAAAAGAACTTTTGGACGAAGCTGTAGACAATGCTACAAGTACGATGCGCAGGGTTCGTAAATTAAGCCCTGTTCGCGACAACAATTTCGGAATTGGAAGAAGTGACGATTTAATTAACCGAATTCTGGGAATCACCAAATATCTGGGATGGGCCTCCTGGATTATTAGTATCATTACGATCCTGGGGTCATCCATTGCTTTAATGAACATTATGATTGTTTCGGTTACAGAACGAACCCGTGAAATTGGCGTACGAAAAGCCCTGGGAGCTACCAAAGTAACGATTTCAGTACAGTTTTTTATCGAAACCTTATTAATTGGTCAAATAGGCGGTTTGGTTGGAATTGTATTGGGAATTCTTGTCGGATTTGCCTTTGCAGCCGCAATGAACTTTGCTTTTGTAATTCCGTGGGTGGCTATCTTTGCTGCTTTTGCTACCAGTTTTATGGTTGCTATAGTTTCAGGTTTATATCCGGCTATAAAAGCATCACAACTGGATCCGATTGAGGCATTACGATATGAATAATTTCTAGTTTTCAGTCTCAGTTTATAGTCTCAGTTTACAGTCTCAGTTTACAGTCTCAGTTTACAGTCTCAGTTTATAGTCTCAGTTTATAGTCTCAGTTTATAGTCTCAGTTTACAGTCTCAGTTTGCAATTAGTTATGACTGAAAACTGAGACTATAAACTGAGACTAAAAACCGAGACTGCGACAGCAAACTCAAACAGCTCCCTTAATCATACGATCATTATCGTAAATATCTTTTTTCAGTTCAATATTTTTGAAATTCATCTTTTCTAATAAATCAATCATCTCTTTCCCCAGATACTGATTGATTTCGAAATACAATTGTCCGTTTTGTAAAAGATTTTCCCTGGCCAGTTCGGCAATTTTTTTGTAAAAAATCAAAGCATCGTTATCGTCTACAAAAAGAGCAAGATGCGGCTCATAGTCCAATACATTTTTTTTAATCTCTTCTTTTTCTAAATTCCGCACATAAGGCGGATTTGAAACAATGACATCAAAGTTGTACTTCAATTCTTCTGTCTCTAAAATATCCTGAAGCATAAAAGTAACTTCAACTTTATTCCGGACTGCATTTCTTTTAGCTGTTGCTATTGCTTTTTTAGAAACGTCAATGGCATACACTTCTGCATCAGGAAGGTTTTTTGCCAAAGAAATTGCAATGCAGCCACTGCCGGTTCCAATATCAAGAATCTTGATTTTTTTTGATTTAGTCCCTCCTGAATTATCATTTATAATCCATTCTACCAGTTCTTCTGTTTCGGGACGGGGAATCAGAACATTTTCATTGACTTCGAAATCTAAACCGTAAAAATGAGTTTTACCTAATAAATACTGAATTGGAATTTCTTTTTTTAATTGCAGCACTAAAAAATCCCAAATCAGAAAATCACCTTCTGAAAAAGCCAATTCATGATTCAATGCCAAATCAATTTGTCGCAATTGATGCTTATCTTCAAGAATTAAATAAAAAAAACTCTCCGCTTCATACGCGTCGTAAAAAGGCGATAAATCTTTAATGAACTGAGTCCGATATTGTTTGATTTTCATTTTGGGTATTTG
It includes:
- the dnaJ gene encoding molecular chaperone DnaJ; this translates as MKKDFYEILGISKNADAAEIKKAYRKSALKYHPDKNPGDKEAEENFKLAAEAYEVLSDPNKKAKYDQYGHQAFDGSGGFGGGHGGMNMDDIFSQFGDIFGGGFGGFGGGGGGGPRRAKGSNLRIKVKLTLEEIANGVEKKVKVKRKVQAKGVTYKTCSTCNGQGQVMRVTNTILGRMQSASTCPTCGGSGQILDKRPSEADAQGMILEDETVSIKIPAGVVDGMQLKVSNKGNDAPGNSIPGDLIVAIEELEHEFLKREGENIHYDLYISFPEAVLGVSKDIEAINGKVRIKLEEGIQSGKILRLKGKGIPSINGYGNGDLLVHVNVWTPKTLNKEQKQFFENALNDDHFIPSPEKSEKSFFEKVKDMFS
- a CDS encoding nucleotide exchange factor GrpE, which gives rise to MKFKNIFKNKSNMTTENTEFDQELDDVTLENNANGEQLIVEELSVEEQLAQDLAKEKDKFLRLFAEFENYKKRTSKERIDLFKTANQDVLLAMLPVLDDFDRAIVEINKSEDETLTKGVELIHEKLKNTLVSKGLEQVELKAGDAFDADFAEAITQIPAPSEKLKGKIVDVIEKGYKLGDKIIRFPKVVIGN
- the hisS gene encoding histidine--tRNA ligase yields the protein MASKPSIPQGTRDFSPAEVSKRQYIIQVIKHNFEKFGFQPIETPSFENSDTLMGKYGEEGDRLIFKILNSGNFFYNKSKIELPKSIEQLQAVSADKITIAERVELNSFTKQISEKALRYDLTVPFARYVVQHQNEIEFPFKRYQIQPVWRADRPQKGRFREFFQCDADVVGSKSLWQEVELVQLYDTVFTALGLEGVTIKINNRKILSGIAEVIGASDKLIDFTVALDKLDKIGEDGVKKEMIENGISEEALVKVQPLFSFTGTFADKINQLSDLLTASEEGMKGVEELKFICDNVATLGLSTATLDLDVTLARGLNYYTGAIFEVAAPKSVSMGSIGGGGRYDDLTGIFGLKNMSGVGISFGLDRIYLVLEELQLFPETVSATSKALFINYGDTEALYASQAIQKLRQENIKVELYPDNVKVGKQFQYADKRLIPFAVIAGDQEIASNSYSLKNLVTGEQITVDFEGLKNALLA
- a CDS encoding ABC transporter permease yields the protein MMLKLFKENIRIAFGSIKTQLLRTILTVLIIAIGITALVGILTVVTALENTVSTNFASMGANTFNINQYENNLKNRGGNEREIVNPIISYPEAVAFKNKYKYPFTETSLSFTATSKAEVKYLDQKTDPEITIVGVDEHFISNSGLETTLGRSFNQFDIENNTYSCVVGSDFEKGLLKDVNPIDKIISIRGARFKVIGVLKEKGSTFGNSQDLRVLVPIQVARSLFTTPKINYTISVMVSKKELLDEAVDNATSTMRRVRKLSPVRDNNFGIGRSDDLINRILGITKYLGWASWIISIITILGSSIALMNIMIVSVTERTREIGVRKALGATKVTISVQFFIETLLIGQIGGLVGIVLGILVGFAFAAAMNFAFVIPWVAIFAAFATSFMVAIVSGLYPAIKASQLDPIEALRYE
- the prmC gene encoding peptide chain release factor N(5)-glutamine methyltransferase; amino-acid sequence: MKIKQYRTQFIKDLSPFYDAYEAESFFYLILEDKHQLRQIDLALNHELAFSEGDFLIWDFLVLQLKKEIPIQYLLGKTHFYGLDFEVNENVLIPRPETEELVEWIINDNSGGTKSKKIKILDIGTGSGCIAISLAKNLPDAEVYAIDVSKKAIATAKRNAVRNKVEVTFMLQDILETEELKYNFDVIVSNPPYVRNLEKEEIKKNVLDYEPHLALFVDDNDALIFYKKIAELARENLLQNGQLYFEINQYLGKEMIDLLEKMNFKNIELKKDIYDNDRMIKGAV
- a CDS encoding helix-turn-helix transcriptional regulator; this translates as MNDSDLKRLSRLTAILIILQTKRLLTASELAEKFLISKRTIYRDIKALEQAGVPILTEEGKGYTLMDGYRIPPVMFSESEANALITAEQLVLKNKDASFVKEYTAAISKIKSVLRNNTKDKANLLSNRIVSGQNNNNDRTSNNLSALQLALTNFNLVRINYFSPDNNQTTNRTIEPFAMYTFEENWLLIAFCRLRKDYRAFRLDRIAGLTVEDEVFEPHKITFEEYFDRTRKKCLPPLP
- a CDS encoding GyrI-like domain-containing protein; the encoded protein is MITIKIRSVMLLAVTLLSFTAQSQKQSKTMDNPTIQKFYVIGIATRTINEKGKSAVDIEALWTRFWGEEIQKQIPNKISNDIYAVYRDYETDFNGAYTLIIGSRVSTLENVPKGFVGITVETDVYQKYLSKGKMPEAVFNTWLEIWQDKSLNRAYKSDFTIHGEKYYDGNNAEVETYISILH